Proteins from a single region of Synchiropus splendidus isolate RoL2022-P1 chromosome 3, RoL_Sspl_1.0, whole genome shotgun sequence:
- the LOC128756333 gene encoding heterogeneous nuclear ribonucleoproteins C1/C2, whose product MDLMASNVTNKTDPRSLNSRVFIGNLNTLLVTKADVEAIFSKYGKIVGCSVHKGYAFVQYSNERTARTAVASEDGRMIVGQVLDINLAGEPKPNRSKSLKRSAGDMYSPSMDLDYDIQRDYYERMYSYPSRVPPPPPHLPMPRAVIPSKRSLVSASVSRRPKTSSSSSSRTSQRTSRSMKVDDLQSVKRELTQIKHKVDYLLDSLERMEKEHSKKSDMKSSKSEPGELSSLHSSNSSKKDDKEDRENLIDTEEEGDLLEDDDEDKLRGREDYEQEEGEDDGDSANDEP is encoded by the exons ATGGA TCTTATGGCAAGCAACGTGACCAACAAGACCGACCCGCGGTCCCTCAACTCCCGAGTGTTCATCGGAAACCTCAACACCCTGCTGGTCACCAAGGCCGACGTGGAGGCCATCTTCTCCAAGTATGGCAAGATTGTTGGCTGCTCCGTTCACAAGGGTTACGCCTTTGTGCAGTACTCCAACGAGAGGACTGCTCGCACGGCGGTGGCAAGCGAAGATGGCCGCATGATTGTGGGACAAGTGTTGG ACATTAATTTAGCTGGTGAGCCCAAACCCAACAGATCCAAGTCTCTGAAGCGCTCTGCGGGGGACATGTACAG TCCCTCTATGGACCTGGACTATGACATCCAGAGAGATTACTATGAAAG AATGTACTCGTACCCATCCAGAGTCCCGCCTCCTCCACCCCACCTCCCCATGCCACGCGCTGTCATCCCCAGCAAGCGTTCCTTAGTCAGTGCAAGTGTGAGCAGACGACCCAAAACtagctcctcatcctcctccaggaCCAGCCAGAGGACGTCACGCTCAA TGAAGGTGGATGACTTGCAGTCTGTCAAGAGAGAGCTCACCCAGATCAAACACAAGGTGGATTACCTGCTGGACAGTCTGGAGCGCATGGAGAAGGAGCACAGCAAGAAGTCAG ATATGAAGAGCTCCAAATCGGAGCCAGGAGAGCTGTCTTCACTCCACTCCTCCAACTCCAGCAAGAAGGACGACAAAGAGGACAGGGAGAACCTGATCGACACAGAGGAAGAGGGCGACCTGCTCGAGGACGATGATGAG GATAAACTCAGAGGAAGGGAGGATTACGAGCAAGAGGAGGGCGAAGACGACGGTGACAGTGCCAATGACGAACCATAA